The Peribacillus simplex genome contains a region encoding:
- a CDS encoding CitMHS family transporter yields MFLTILGISMVTVFTYLIMSKRLSPIVALTLVPIVFAGVGGFGSKIGTMMMEGIKLVAPSAALLLFAILFFGIMIDTGLFDPLIKKLLEVVKGDPVKISLGTTILALLVALDGDGTTTYIITVSAMYPLYKRIGMNPLVLATVAMLALSVMSGMTPWGGPATRAIAVLGLDASEFFVPLIPTMFGGALWVIFVAFILGKKERKRLGVIHIEELKNEIAATIENEATETYHHIDIKRPRFLWVNLLIVVGIMVLLIMGLVPSPILFLVGFAIALMINYPNLEMQKRRILAHSGNALIVVLLVFAAGVFAGIFSGTKMVDAIANGLVAIIPASLGQFFPVIVGITSMPFTFVLSNDAYYFGVLPILAEAASAYGISPLEIARASILGQPAHLMSPLVASTILLVGMVDKDLGEYQKFAYKWAILTSLILTVLAIISGAISFM; encoded by the coding sequence ATGTTTCTTACAATTTTAGGCATCTCCATGGTTACCGTTTTTACCTATTTAATTATGTCCAAACGTTTATCACCCATTGTTGCTTTAACTTTAGTTCCGATCGTTTTTGCGGGAGTTGGTGGTTTTGGAAGTAAAATTGGCACTATGATGATGGAAGGTATTAAGCTAGTCGCTCCTTCTGCAGCCCTATTATTATTCGCCATATTGTTTTTTGGTATTATGATAGACACGGGCTTATTTGACCCACTTATCAAAAAGTTATTAGAAGTTGTCAAGGGGGACCCTGTCAAAATTTCGTTGGGTACCACAATTCTTGCATTACTCGTGGCCCTGGATGGAGACGGTACAACAACGTATATCATTACTGTTTCAGCTATGTATCCACTTTATAAACGAATCGGTATGAATCCATTGGTTTTAGCCACAGTAGCCATGCTAGCTTTAAGTGTAATGAGTGGCATGACTCCCTGGGGTGGACCTGCTACCCGAGCAATAGCAGTATTGGGACTTGATGCATCCGAATTTTTTGTTCCACTTATTCCTACCATGTTCGGTGGTGCTCTTTGGGTTATTTTCGTCGCATTTATTTTAGGGAAAAAAGAACGTAAACGACTTGGTGTAATACATATAGAAGAGTTGAAAAATGAAATAGCTGCTACTATAGAAAATGAAGCCACTGAAACATATCATCATATTGACATTAAACGTCCTCGTTTTTTGTGGGTTAACTTATTAATTGTGGTAGGCATTATGGTTCTTCTTATTATGGGATTGGTACCTTCCCCTATTTTATTTTTGGTCGGATTCGCTATTGCTTTAATGATTAACTATCCCAATTTGGAAATGCAAAAAAGACGTATCTTAGCACACTCTGGAAACGCATTAATTGTTGTTCTATTAGTTTTTGCGGCAGGAGTATTTGCAGGAATCTTTTCCGGTACAAAAATGGTTGATGCTATTGCTAATGGACTGGTTGCGATAATACCTGCTTCATTAGGACAGTTTTTTCCTGTCATTGTTGGCATTACAAGTATGCCATTCACTTTCGTTTTATCGAATGATGCCTATTATTTTGGAGTTCTCCCTATTCTTGCAGAAGCAGCTTCAGCCTATGGTATTAGTCCGTTAGAAATTGCTCGGGCTTCTATATTGGGACAACCCGCTCATTTAATGAGTCCACTTGTTGCATCAACCATTCTATTAGTTGGTATGGTTGATAAAGACCTTGGAGAATATCAGAAATTCGCATACAAATGGGCCATCTTGACATCGTTAATCTTAACAGTATTAGCTATAATTAGTGGTGCTATTTCTTTTATGTAA
- the tcuA gene encoding FAD-dependent tricarballylate dehydrogenase TcuA — MANTQNYDVVVVGAGNAALCAAISAKEGGARVLVLERGPLEKRGGNSFFTDGAIRVAYNNLDAIRKVIPELTDAEAELIVMPEYSESDYYNDLMRVTGGQSNPELAKQLVSRSYETIAWMRDQGIKFELNYENQSFVQDGKRNFWGGLPIKTEDKGVGLMRQLFARTEEIGIDVWYDSRAVELVSENKTISGVVVEKDHTMVTVQTSGVILACGGFEANKQMRCENIGEEWEAAIVRGTEFNTGDGISMAMAVGAQKFGQWSGCHSIGTDYNAPKVGDFTKPGDIFKKHSYPYSVMLNNEGKRFVDEGADLRNYTYAKYGREVLKQPGHVAYQIYDAQVRPMLRKEYDLEEATIYKADTLEELASLLPVNQTQFLKTIEEYNSAVQDGEYRPAEKDGKGTKGITPPKSNWALRIEQGPFYAFPVTCGITFSFGGLHVDATGHVLDKEEQPIKGLFAAGEMIGGIFYENYPGGSGLMSGAVFGKLAGSSAAHYTQEKVETINNH, encoded by the coding sequence ATGGCAAATACACAAAATTATGATGTAGTTGTAGTAGGAGCAGGAAACGCAGCTTTATGTGCCGCAATCTCAGCAAAAGAGGGAGGTGCTAGAGTTCTTGTATTAGAACGAGGACCATTGGAAAAGCGTGGAGGAAACTCTTTCTTCACAGATGGAGCCATACGTGTAGCCTACAATAATTTAGACGCAATCAGAAAAGTAATACCTGAATTAACAGACGCAGAAGCCGAGTTAATTGTTATGCCTGAATACTCGGAATCCGATTATTACAATGATCTAATGCGAGTAACAGGTGGACAAAGTAATCCTGAGTTAGCAAAACAGCTTGTTTCTAGATCGTATGAAACAATTGCGTGGATGCGTGATCAGGGAATAAAATTTGAATTGAATTATGAAAATCAATCTTTCGTACAAGATGGTAAGCGCAATTTCTGGGGAGGACTGCCTATCAAAACGGAAGATAAAGGCGTTGGCTTAATGAGACAGCTCTTTGCGCGGACAGAAGAAATTGGTATTGACGTTTGGTACGATTCACGTGCTGTGGAGCTTGTATCAGAGAATAAGACAATATCCGGTGTCGTTGTTGAGAAAGATCATACAATGGTAACAGTTCAGACATCCGGTGTGATTTTGGCTTGTGGCGGCTTTGAAGCCAATAAGCAAATGAGATGTGAAAACATTGGTGAAGAATGGGAAGCGGCAATTGTTCGTGGAACCGAATTCAACACAGGAGACGGCATTTCCATGGCTATGGCAGTCGGGGCTCAAAAATTTGGACAGTGGTCTGGATGTCATTCGATTGGGACAGATTATAACGCGCCAAAAGTAGGAGACTTCACGAAGCCGGGAGATATTTTTAAAAAGCATTCTTATCCGTACAGTGTCATGCTTAATAATGAAGGGAAACGTTTTGTTGATGAAGGAGCAGATTTGCGAAATTACACCTATGCCAAATACGGCCGTGAGGTATTAAAACAGCCTGGACATGTGGCATATCAAATTTATGATGCACAGGTACGCCCGATGCTGCGTAAAGAATATGACCTTGAAGAAGCGACTATTTATAAAGCAGATACACTTGAAGAGTTGGCTAGTTTACTGCCGGTCAATCAAACACAATTCCTTAAAACGATCGAAGAATATAACAGTGCCGTACAAGATGGCGAGTATAGACCCGCAGAGAAAGATGGCAAAGGAACGAAAGGAATTACCCCTCCTAAATCCAACTGGGCACTTCGAATTGAGCAAGGGCCATTCTATGCTTTCCCTGTAACGTGCGGAATCACCTTCTCGTTCGGTGGTTTACATGTAGATGCAACGGGTCATGTGTTAGACAAAGAAGAACAACCGATAAAAGGTCTCTTTGCGGCTGGTGAAATGATTGGGGGGATTTTTTATGAAAACTATCCCGGTGGATCCGGGTTAATGTCTGGAGCAGTCTTTGGAAAATTAGCTGGTTCATCCGCAGCCCACTATACTCAAGAAAAGGTTGAAACGATCAATAATCACTGA
- a CDS encoding tyrosine-type recombinase/integrase: protein MNDGATPLSNRAIEALVKKYTKAFKSNKSMSPHKLRHTYGTNLMEQSGDIHLLMTQLGHTSTTTAALYTNPEG from the coding sequence GTGAATGATGGAGCCACTCCTCTTTCCAACCGCGCCATTGAGGCTTTAGTAAAGAAATACACGAAAGCATTTAAATCCAATAAATCGATGTCCCCACACAAACTGAGGCATACCTATGGGACGAACTTAATGGAGCAATCAGGAGACATCCATTTACTGATGACTCAACTTGGTCATACTTCAACCACAACCGCTGCTCTATATACAAATCCTGAAGGCTAA
- a CDS encoding tyrosine-type recombinase/integrase: MKHDYEKELPEKSRKLIYFKRDKERDFAILSLFLGSGIRMNELSNLRLRDLDFEEKQIHVLRKGEKKDVVAVSPPSMQDVKD, from the coding sequence GTGAAGCATGACTATGAAAAGGAGCTACCCGAAAAGTCCAGAAAACTCATATACTTTAAAAGGGACAAGGAACGTGATTTTGCAATCTTATCTCTCTTCTTAGGAAGTGGCATCAGGATGAATGAGTTATCCAACTTAAGGCTACGAGACTTGGATTTCGAGGAAAAACAAATACATGTTTTACGTAAAGGCGAAAAAAAGGATGTAGTGGCAGTATCTCCTCCGTCTATGCAGGACGTAAAAGATTAA
- a CDS encoding HNH endonuclease signature motif containing protein — protein MNEAVGKSKTKSYKVTSTNFWITKSKQTVGWSGAKPITKTVQKSAKLANKKASLYPKIKNDHNRVTMPTPKIADMEIVPKKDRVKWTSTNRKNYKKAYIKKYGDPKIDWSGDSTEIHHVVPREYGGTNKFENLFPLPVRIHRSTVNTWWKNY, from the coding sequence GTGAATGAAGCAGTTGGTAAATCTAAAACGAAAAGTTACAAAGTCACATCTACAAATTTTTGGATCACTAAATCCAAACAAACGGTAGGATGGAGCGGTGCCAAACCTATAACAAAAACCGTTCAAAAAAGTGCCAAATTGGCAAATAAGAAAGCAAGTTTATACCCTAAAATCAAAAATGATCACAACAGGGTGACTATGCCTACTCCTAAAATTGCCGATATGGAAATAGTGCCAAAAAAAGATAGAGTTAAGTGGACAAGTACAAATAGAAAAAATTACAAGAAGGCATACATAAAAAAATACGGTGATCCAAAAATTGATTGGAGCGGCGACTCTACCGAGATACATCACGTTGTTCCAAGAGAATACGGTGGAACTAACAAATTTGAAAATTTATTCCCGCTCCCTGTAAGAATACATCGTTCTACAGTTAATACCTGGTGGAAAAACTACTAA
- a CDS encoding HNH endonuclease, with product MSSFIVMQGSTYQEEKQLGIIWSPQIDKSGMVPHSWKRMQEVKSGNRIFHYVKGFIVAISVVKEGCKEGSKPQTMQNHDRWNDEGYLVSTEYRELEVPLNVRDHFDEIVRYLPIKYSAFQVDGSGNQGYLYPCNEELSLKLLECISVLNIYKLDEDQLELSVDEVIEKERNPLLTIIAETESEAKMKIRRGQQKFRKSLMPLWNNECPLCGIGMEVLLRASHAKPWKDSSDQERLDPYNGVLLCCNHDALYDKGLISFDGQGRLHISKQIPEEEYVLYGLAKNVKIPVHPENKLYFKWHKKNVFVENNRV from the coding sequence TTGAGCAGCTTTATTGTCATGCAAGGCAGTACATATCAAGAAGAAAAACAATTAGGGATCATCTGGTCTCCTCAAATAGACAAATCAGGCATGGTACCTCACTCATGGAAAAGGATGCAAGAGGTCAAAAGTGGCAATCGAATCTTTCATTATGTAAAAGGGTTCATTGTCGCAATTAGTGTAGTCAAAGAAGGCTGTAAAGAGGGTAGCAAGCCACAAACGATGCAAAATCATGATAGATGGAACGATGAAGGATATCTGGTTTCGACTGAATACCGTGAGCTAGAAGTACCACTGAATGTACGCGATCATTTTGATGAAATTGTCCGGTACCTACCTATTAAGTATTCAGCATTCCAAGTGGACGGAAGTGGCAATCAAGGCTACTTATATCCTTGTAATGAGGAGCTTTCTCTTAAACTATTAGAATGTATCAGTGTGCTCAACATTTATAAATTAGATGAAGATCAATTAGAACTTTCTGTTGATGAAGTCATTGAAAAAGAGCGTAACCCATTACTAACCATCATTGCCGAAACTGAATCAGAGGCTAAAATGAAAATCCGACGCGGCCAGCAAAAATTTAGAAAGAGCTTAATGCCACTCTGGAATAATGAATGCCCGCTATGTGGCATTGGAATGGAAGTCCTTCTAAGAGCAAGTCACGCTAAACCATGGAAGGACAGCTCAGATCAGGAGCGACTAGATCCATACAACGGAGTACTATTATGCTGCAACCATGATGCGCTGTATGACAAAGGCTTGATTTCGTTTGACGGTCAAGGTAGACTGCATATCTCTAAGCAGATTCCTGAAGAAGAGTATGTTCTGTACGGTTTGGCAAAAAACGTAAAAATCCCCGTTCATCCTGAAAATAAACTTTATTTTAAGTGGCATAAGAAGAATGTATTTGTGGAGAATAATAGAGTTTAA
- a CDS encoding 2-methylaconitate cis-trans isomerase PrpF family protein, which produces MKVPVVVMRGGTSKGVFLNFEHMPSNRSHWEGFLLDVMGSPDRRQIDGLGGANSLTSKAAIIKKSDSPEFDVEYTFAQISIDNQMVDFKGNCGNISSAVGPYAIEHGLVPAKEPVTTVKIFNTNTQKLIIAEVEVENGQVKTEGSCSIPGVPGKGSPIYLSFTRAEGAVTGKLFPTGNPIDMIKTKDRLIQVSIIDVANPLVFVRAQDIGLNGSELPTEYSQEKLNELEEIRSIAAEMCQFSDKKSATVQSPAVPKMTLIAPPMDYVDINGSDRKASEMDLMIRMMSMQKPHQALAITGAICATAGAYLQETILSDMVDIKQEIFRLAHPAGIMETKVDFLAGHIRAIKVVRTARIILEGYVYTKNNYDLTYQLA; this is translated from the coding sequence ATGAAAGTACCAGTAGTTGTAATGCGCGGCGGGACAAGTAAAGGTGTGTTCCTTAACTTTGAACATATGCCTTCGAATCGCTCACACTGGGAAGGTTTCTTACTTGACGTGATGGGCAGTCCGGATCGGAGACAGATTGATGGTCTTGGAGGAGCGAATTCATTGACAAGTAAAGCTGCGATTATCAAAAAATCGGATTCACCAGAATTCGATGTGGAATATACATTTGCGCAGATCAGCATCGATAATCAAATGGTTGATTTTAAAGGGAATTGTGGTAATATTTCATCTGCTGTAGGACCTTACGCAATTGAGCACGGATTAGTTCCGGCAAAAGAACCTGTTACAACGGTAAAAATTTTTAACACAAATACACAAAAATTGATTATTGCAGAAGTAGAGGTTGAAAATGGACAAGTGAAAACAGAAGGCAGCTGCTCAATTCCAGGCGTACCTGGTAAAGGATCACCTATCTATCTTTCTTTTACTCGTGCTGAAGGAGCAGTTACAGGAAAACTATTCCCTACAGGAAATCCAATTGACATGATTAAAACGAAGGATCGACTGATTCAAGTTTCAATTATTGATGTTGCTAATCCACTTGTTTTTGTAAGGGCACAGGATATTGGTCTAAACGGAAGCGAATTGCCCACTGAATATTCACAGGAAAAATTAAATGAACTAGAAGAAATCCGGTCAATTGCAGCTGAAATGTGTCAATTTTCCGATAAGAAATCAGCAACTGTCCAATCTCCTGCTGTGCCTAAAATGACCCTAATTGCTCCTCCTATGGATTATGTCGACATAAACGGATCGGATAGAAAAGCGTCAGAGATGGATTTGATGATCAGAATGATGTCGATGCAGAAGCCCCATCAAGCGCTTGCTATTACAGGAGCAATCTGTGCAACTGCAGGAGCTTACTTACAGGAAACGATTTTATCGGATATGGTGGACATCAAACAGGAAATTTTTCGATTAGCCCACCCGGCGGGAATAATGGAAACAAAAGTTGATTTTTTGGCAGGACACATTCGCGCTATTAAAGTGGTACGCACAGCAAGAATCATTTTAGAGGGATACGTGTACACGAAAAATAATTACGACCTTACCTATCAATTAGCTTGA
- a CDS encoding AbrB family transcriptional regulator has product MKKWDLNNASKTIQFSAALLTAFIGGCLFSLIRLPIPWLLGPMAALLITSRFKNVKLIWPISMRNTGLIIVGYSIGISFTKSSLSDMISHLPSMLILTTLIVLVCVCSAFVMSRYSGIDYPTSLTSSIPGGLSQIVVFAEEMKGIDITTVTFFHVTRVIMVVFLVPLLIFSPIFAGKSTNDSSKIMDNVIPEWSDLFPLMFLFALICFLAARIGKIIKLPAPYFLGPVIVAAAIGLFGLQGPPLPPSLLDISQFMVGGYIGLLLKPEQLDNKRKTLFLALMNGLILICATMFFSFLLTQYYDLSTITGFLSLAPGGMDQMGIIAQEVNADVSIVTSYQLFRMAFIYAAVPPLLRLVLKLSLRKKDKNSNLKTKC; this is encoded by the coding sequence ATGAAAAAGTGGGATTTAAATAATGCAAGCAAGACAATCCAATTTTCGGCTGCACTTCTAACTGCTTTTATTGGAGGCTGCCTTTTCTCTCTTATCAGGTTGCCAATCCCCTGGCTTCTAGGTCCAATGGCAGCCCTATTAATTACATCACGTTTCAAAAACGTTAAATTAATTTGGCCCATTTCGATGAGAAATACTGGATTGATTATTGTAGGTTATTCAATTGGCATTTCTTTTACCAAGAGTTCACTGTCTGACATGATTAGTCACCTTCCCTCAATGTTGATCCTTACAACCTTAATTGTCCTTGTGTGTGTATGTTCAGCTTTTGTTATGTCAAGATATTCCGGCATTGACTATCCTACCTCCTTAACGAGTAGTATTCCTGGAGGTTTGTCACAAATTGTTGTGTTTGCAGAAGAAATGAAAGGTATTGATATTACGACAGTAACCTTTTTCCATGTTACAAGAGTGATAATGGTTGTTTTCTTAGTTCCCCTTTTAATTTTCAGTCCTATTTTTGCAGGGAAAAGTACCAATGACTCATCTAAAATAATGGATAACGTTATTCCAGAGTGGAGTGATTTATTTCCCCTTATGTTTCTGTTCGCGCTTATTTGTTTCCTCGCAGCAAGAATAGGTAAAATAATCAAATTACCAGCTCCTTACTTTTTGGGACCAGTAATCGTTGCTGCCGCAATAGGTCTTTTTGGTTTGCAGGGACCACCACTTCCTCCTTCACTTCTTGATATATCTCAATTTATGGTTGGCGGTTATATCGGTTTACTATTAAAACCGGAACAACTTGACAATAAAAGAAAGACCTTATTTTTGGCTTTGATGAACGGACTGATTTTGATCTGCGCAACAATGTTTTTTAGTTTTCTACTGACCCAGTATTATGATTTATCGACTATTACGGGTTTTTTAAGTTTAGCCCCTGGTGGAATGGATCAAATGGGAATCATTGCACAAGAAGTAAATGCTGATGTATCTATTGTTACCAGCTATCAACTATTTCGGATGGCTTTTATTTATGCCGCAGTGCCTCCATTACTAAGATTGGTATTAAAATTAAGTTTAAGAAAAAAAGACAAGAACAGTAACCTTAAAACTAAATGTTAA
- a CDS encoding LysR family transcriptional regulator yields the protein MDEKDWLILITLYEERNITKAAQRLFISQPALSYRIKQLEKEFTTNLISRGKKGVEFTVEGEYLVQYSKNMRKQLGAAKEHISNLDKKVKGTLRLGVSGLFARYKLPVLLKEFLTLYPEVEISLKTGWSSQIHQMLQKEEAHLGIVRGPYKWQENKVLFQEEKICIASSKKIDLKELPFLPRVNYQTDQSLRNTIENWWQETFAVPPKISMEVDRIETCKELVLNGLGYAILPEICIKNDEPLYTFPIVLSDNSYLLRETWVFYRDVTMELAQVKAFIDFLNDSKQ from the coding sequence ATGGATGAAAAAGATTGGCTTATTTTAATTACTCTTTACGAAGAAAGAAATATAACAAAGGCAGCACAACGACTATTTATTTCTCAGCCAGCTTTATCCTATCGTATAAAACAGCTGGAAAAAGAGTTCACAACAAATTTAATCTCTAGAGGCAAAAAAGGTGTCGAGTTTACAGTTGAAGGGGAATACCTCGTTCAATATTCGAAAAATATGCGGAAGCAATTAGGCGCTGCAAAAGAACACATTTCAAATTTGGATAAAAAAGTAAAAGGAACTTTACGATTGGGTGTATCTGGCTTGTTTGCCCGTTATAAACTACCAGTATTATTAAAAGAATTTCTAACCCTATATCCAGAGGTTGAAATTAGTTTGAAAACTGGATGGAGTTCTCAAATTCATCAAATGCTTCAAAAAGAAGAAGCACACCTCGGGATAGTTAGAGGCCCTTACAAATGGCAGGAAAATAAAGTGTTATTTCAAGAAGAAAAGATTTGTATTGCCTCCAGTAAAAAAATTGATTTAAAAGAACTTCCTTTTCTTCCTAGAGTTAATTATCAGACAGACCAATCGTTAAGGAATACTATTGAAAACTGGTGGCAGGAAACATTTGCGGTACCACCTAAGATTTCAATGGAGGTAGATCGGATTGAAACATGTAAAGAACTGGTTCTTAATGGTTTAGGATATGCCATTTTACCAGAAATCTGTATTAAAAATGATGAACCACTGTATACTTTCCCCATTGTATTAAGCGATAATAGCTATTTGCTTAGAGAAACTTGGGTTTTTTATCGGGATGTGACTATGGAGTTGGCACAAGTAAAAGCATTTATTGATTTTCTTAATGATTCTAAACAATAG
- a CDS encoding M14 family metallopeptidase produces the protein MTKQKKQKWKRNLVVMTAITGLGFSTFYTGLSIPVAAVEQPDQPIPKEESVSIVQLVVPNEKAKDKLLELGIDLTHRIEAHDGVYEVDAVVTPTEIAMLKTFGINVKETLITENQWNTRVAERQSTVQLQASLAASEDTLKVLRANHFTNQSGTFLYLEVKSSAGATASTALKATWTENGEEKSATLSRLVDYGEYLYHYLLLPVSAIPSSVKIESNLGGTATSTITEWLGKEPKHPKTDYVTDFVDHYMSPNELYERAENLAKEFPNLVEIIDMPNKTNGYRRLAQATIGGTTNLAVVVSSKAWGHEGGNDVSVEFKNPGTNNAPLKVTVDGTKILVDLATDSSGKATSTAAQVVKALNENASHLVTATTYRGNTGAGVVAPTTNAAILTDGLKAGADVSRDPFTVKAIRIGKHRDGSKPGVLGYAQEHAREWVTPLVTIETAERLLRNYSQDSETRKLVDNLDIFLVPSVNPDGANYSLNDYNVQRKNMTNHCGPTASDPGYRNNWGVDLNRNHSVGSVFDGYIGGGTSCTGETYAGPAENSEPEGRNLVWLADKNPNIKFAMNIHSYGGYFMWSPGAYDSKRTTLPRPSAGEEAFYWAASDNILNDIQDHRGTVILPSRTGPIPDVLYSAAGNSADYLWYEKGIYAWNFEVGADLWNKDTKRWQAVGFQPAFVEGHEEAMEFANGLIGLMKVAYNSAKDHQPPTSKATPGNGKYTGPVNVKIETSEPATIYYTLDGSRPTFQSTKIKLSGTREFAETLKIEKTTTINYFTVDAAGNIEKNYNPLGNGKNYNSVTLTIK, from the coding sequence TTGACAAAACAGAAAAAGCAGAAATGGAAAAGGAATTTAGTGGTGATGACTGCCATTACCGGACTAGGGTTCTCTACATTTTATACAGGCCTAAGTATTCCGGTTGCAGCGGTCGAACAACCTGACCAGCCGATTCCTAAGGAAGAATCGGTCTCAATTGTTCAACTTGTAGTACCAAATGAAAAGGCAAAGGACAAGCTTCTTGAGCTTGGAATTGACCTTACCCACAGAATCGAAGCACACGACGGAGTCTATGAAGTGGATGCCGTTGTCACACCAACAGAAATTGCCATGTTAAAGACCTTTGGCATCAATGTAAAAGAGACCCTGATCACCGAAAATCAATGGAACACACGCGTGGCAGAGCGGCAATCTACTGTCCAGCTGCAAGCCAGTCTGGCAGCTTCCGAGGATACACTTAAAGTCCTTAGGGCAAACCATTTTACCAATCAATCAGGCACCTTCCTATATCTCGAAGTGAAATCAAGCGCCGGTGCGACTGCTAGCACAGCACTTAAAGCAACTTGGACCGAGAACGGTGAGGAAAAATCCGCTACACTTTCTAGATTGGTAGATTACGGTGAATATTTATATCACTATTTGCTTCTACCAGTTAGCGCCATTCCTTCATCTGTTAAAATTGAAAGTAATCTTGGAGGAACAGCTACGAGCACCATTACTGAATGGTTAGGGAAAGAGCCGAAACATCCAAAAACAGATTATGTTACGGATTTTGTTGACCACTATATGTCACCAAATGAATTATATGAACGTGCCGAAAACCTTGCAAAAGAATTTCCGAACTTGGTAGAAATCATTGATATGCCAAATAAAACAAATGGTTACAGACGTCTTGCCCAAGCAACTATCGGCGGCACGACCAATCTCGCAGTTGTTGTTTCCTCAAAAGCATGGGGGCATGAAGGCGGGAATGATGTATCGGTAGAATTCAAGAATCCAGGAACCAATAATGCACCACTAAAAGTGACTGTGGATGGTACCAAGATTTTAGTAGATTTAGCTACTGATTCGTCAGGAAAGGCAACAAGTACTGCCGCACAAGTGGTTAAAGCACTGAATGAGAATGCTAGCCACCTTGTCACTGCGACTACATACCGCGGTAATACTGGTGCTGGTGTTGTCGCACCAACTACAAATGCTGCGATATTAACTGATGGCTTGAAAGCTGGGGCAGACGTTTCCCGTGATCCTTTTACAGTAAAAGCGATCCGAATCGGCAAGCATCGAGACGGTTCTAAACCAGGTGTTCTTGGATATGCTCAGGAGCATGCCCGTGAATGGGTGACCCCACTCGTAACAATCGAAACAGCGGAAAGACTACTGCGAAACTATAGTCAAGATAGTGAGACAAGAAAGCTTGTCGATAATCTTGATATATTCCTTGTACCTTCAGTAAACCCTGATGGTGCCAATTACAGCCTCAATGATTACAATGTGCAGCGTAAGAATATGACCAATCACTGTGGTCCCACTGCCTCTGACCCTGGGTACCGTAATAATTGGGGAGTTGACCTTAACCGCAACCATTCTGTTGGTTCCGTTTTTGATGGCTATATTGGCGGAGGTACAAGTTGCACGGGAGAAACTTATGCTGGACCAGCTGAAAACTCTGAGCCTGAAGGAAGAAACCTTGTCTGGCTTGCTGACAAAAACCCAAATATTAAGTTTGCAATGAATATTCATAGTTATGGCGGCTACTTCATGTGGTCCCCTGGTGCTTACGATTCAAAACGTACAACTCTACCACGCCCATCAGCTGGTGAAGAAGCGTTTTACTGGGCAGCTTCTGATAACATCTTAAATGATATTCAAGACCACCGCGGAACGGTCATTCTACCTAGCCGTACAGGTCCAATTCCTGACGTACTATACTCTGCTGCAGGTAACTCTGCGGACTACCTATGGTATGAAAAGGGGATTTATGCCTGGAACTTCGAAGTAGGGGCAGATTTATGGAATAAGGATACAAAAAGATGGCAGGCAGTTGGATTCCAGCCAGCCTTTGTAGAAGGTCATGAAGAAGCAATGGAATTTGCCAATGGGTTGATTGGCTTAATGAAAGTAGCCTACAACAGTGCAAAAGACCATCAGCCGCCTACTTCAAAAGCTACACCTGGAAACGGTAAATACACAGGTCCGGTTAATGTTAAGATTGAAACAAGTGAGCCAGCCACCATTTATTATACGCTTGACGGCAGCCGCCCTACCTTCCAATCAACTAAAATTAAATTAAGCGGCACCCGTGAATTTGCAGAAACATTAAAAATTGAAAAGACAACAACCATCAATTATTTCACTGTGGACGCCGCAGGAAACATTGAGAAAAACTACAATCCACTCGGTAATGGGAAAAACTATAATTCTGTAACGCTTACAATAAAATAA
- a CDS encoding SMI1/KNR4 family protein gives MPFINQTLASFKNRLDEDLSMIVSGPEGENSNIVCSFNDPATKEQIEEFEKKTEWILPEDYKAFLFIHNGCMLFEHIDEDGDRVGGEYGFIL, from the coding sequence ATGCCATTTATTAATCAAACTTTAGCAAGTTTTAAAAATAGATTAGACGAAGACTTAAGTATGATTGTTTCAGGTCCTGAAGGAGAAAACTCGAATATTGTTTGTTCCTTTAATGATCCGGCTACAAAAGAACAAATTGAGGAATTTGAAAAGAAAACGGAATGGATTTTACCAGAAGACTACAAGGCATTTTTATTTATTCATAACGGTTGTATGCTTTTCGAACATATAGACGAAGATGGCGACAGAGTGGGAGGGGAATACGGCTTCATTCTTTAG